A region from the Anomaloglossus baeobatrachus isolate aAnoBae1 chromosome 11, aAnoBae1.hap1, whole genome shotgun sequence genome encodes:
- the LOC142256095 gene encoding phospholipase A2 inhibitor 31 kDa subunit-like gives MKNLVALLCMISALAGSVFSYKCHFCYSPNSTTCNQTEIECIGGKCMTACQFFCNGKNTYKSIYKGCANDTLCGSNGIVIPHKDVKYRFHLNCCSGPLCNTDKYNFPKEDPAPNGKICPSAFCRGTLEKCESHNKTINCTGSMDRCVEYRGKVRNPDKSVVDYSLQGCVNSDGCNNFDSAIGLEEQYRETLIC, from the exons ATGAAGAACCTGGTAGCTTTACTTTGCATGATCTCTGCTCTTGCCGGCTCGG TCTTTTCCTATAAATGTCATTTCTGTTACTCTCCAAACTCCACGACATGTAATCAGACTGAGATTGAATGCATCGGAGGTAAATGTATGACCGCCTGCCAATTCTTTTGCAACG GCAAAAACACTTATAAGTCTATATATAAAGGATGCGCCAATGACACTTTGTGTGGATCCAATGGCATTGTAATTCCGCATAAAGATGTGAAGTATCGATTTCACCTGAATTGCTGTTCTGGGCCCTTGTGCAACACTGATAAATATAATT TTCCGAAAGAAGACCCTGCCCCAAATGGTAAAATCTGTCCATCCGCCTTCTGTAGAGGGACTTTGGAGaagtgtgagagtcacaacaagacTATTAACTGCACTGGGTCAATGGACCGATGTGTCGAATATAGAGGAAAAGTGAGGAATCCAG atAAATCAGTGGTGGACTATTCTCTCCAAGGTTGTGTTAATTCTGATGGCTGTAACAACTTTGACAGCGCCATTGGGTTGGAGGAACAATACAGAGAAACACTGATCTGTTAG